In Eublepharis macularius isolate TG4126 chromosome 4, MPM_Emac_v1.0, whole genome shotgun sequence, the following are encoded in one genomic region:
- the SLC26A2 gene encoding sulfate transporter has product MAAEMEASHVHSMFELAEVNDGKPKCHPRIFLEPVENHTSVKAYVMNKVKKACSCTPARAKDQIYSLLPVLKWLPKYNLKENLLGDVMSGLIVGILLVPQSIAYSLLAGQEPIYGLYTSFFASIIYFLFGTSRHISVGIFGVLCLMVGEVVDRELQRAGFDLESGAPSSYHSEMSVLVANSTLGLVNQTSQALCDRSCYAITVGATVTFIAGVYQVAMGFFQVGFVSVYLSDSLLSGFVTGASFTILTSQAKYLLGLDIPRSNGIGSFVTTWINIFRNIHKTNICDLITSLLCLLVLIPTKELNERFKSKLKAPVPMELLVVVVATLASHFGKLKDKYGSSVAGHIPTGFLPPQPPDWNLIPSVAMDAVAIAIIGFAITVSLSEMFAKKHGYTVKANQEMYAIGFCNIIPSFFHCFTTSAALAKTLVKESTGCRTQISGVVTALVILLILLVIAPLFYSLQKCVLGVITIVNLRGALRKFGDLPKMWRLSKVDTVIWVVTMLSSALISTEVGLLIGVCFSMLCVILRTQRPEGQLLGCVPASEIYEPLLAYKDLLTMPSIRIFRFEAPLYYANKECFKSMLYKQTGVNPLWVLAAKKKAEKQKFHEEMANSNGNQAAVSVQLVTQPLEFHTIVIDCCAVQFLDTAGIQTLKEVHKDYGEIGIQVLLAQCSPSVRDSLNRGKYTKKGEKNLLFHSVNQAVEYALCAYGQNGCYDSEA; this is encoded by the exons ATGGCAGCGGAAATGGAAGCCAGCCATGTCCATTCCATGTTCGAGTTGGCAGAAGTAAATGATGGCAAACCAAAGTGTCATCCTAGAATCTTCCTGGAGCCTGTAGAAAACCACACCAGCGTCAAGGCATATGTGATGAATAAAGTGAAGAAAGCTTGCAGCTGCACTCCAGCTAGAGCCAAAGACCAGATCTACAGTCTCCTCCCTGTGCTGAAGTGGCTCCCCAAGTACAATCTGAAAGAGAACCTCTTGGGAGATGTTATGTCTGGTCTGATTGTGGGAATCTTGCTGGTTCCACAATCCATTGCTTATTCTCTGTTGGCGGGCCAGGAACCTATCTATGGTCTGTACACCTCCTTTTTTGCCAGCATTATTTATTTCCTGTTTGGGACATCCCGTCACATCTCTGTTGGCATTTTTGGTGTACTCTGCCTAATGGTTGGAGAAGTGGTAGATCGTGAACTAcagagagctggatttgatttgGAATCTGGTGCTCCAAGCAGTTATCATTCAGAAATGAGTGTTCTTGTAGCTAACAGCACACTGGGGCTTGTGAACCAGACATCACAAGCATTATGTGATAGAAGTTGCTATGCAATTACTGTTGGTGCCACTGTGACTTTCATAGCTGGAGTTTATCAG GTTGCCATGGGCTTCTTCCAGGTGGGCTTTGTTTCTGTGTACCTCTCTGATTCCTTGCTCAGTGGATTTGTTACAGGAGCTTCCTTCACAATCCTCACTTCACAAGCCAAATACCTCTTGGGCCTAGACATTCCTCGGAGCAATGGCATTGGCTCCTTTGTAACCACCTGGATAAACATATTCAGAAACATCCACAAGACCAACATCTGTGATCTCATCACCAGCCTTTTATGTCTTCTTGTTCTCATCCCAACTAAAGAGCTAAATGAGCGGTTCAAGTCCAAACTCAAGGCTCCCGTGCCTATGGAGCTACTGGTGGTTGTGGTAGCTACACTAGCATCTCATTTTGGCAAACTGAAAGACAAGTATGGTTCAAGTGTAGCTGGACACATTCCAACTGGCTTTCTGCCACCACAGCCACCAGACTGGAATCTGATCCCCAGTGTGGCTATGGATGCGGTGGCCATAGCCATTATTGGTTTTGCCATCACTGTGTCTCTGTCTGAGATGTTTGCCAAGAAGCATGGCTACACTGTTAAAGCCAACCAGGAAATGTATGCCATTGGTTTCTGCAATATCATCCCCTCTTTTTTCCACTGTTTCACAACCAGTGCAGCTCTTGCCAAGACGCTTGTCAAAGAGTCAACAGGTTGTAGGACTCAGATCTCTGGTGTGGTGACTGCCTTGGTCATCTTGCTTATCCTTCTTGTGATCGCTCCTCTGTTCTACTCTCTCCAAAAGTGTGTCTTAGGTGTTATAACCATTGTCAATCTCAGAGGAGCCTTGCGGAAATTTGGTGACCTGCCCAAAATGTGGCGGTTAAGCAAAGTAGATACAGTGATCTGGGTAGTCACCATGTTGTCTTCAGCACTGATAAGTACTGAAGTTGGACTTCTGATTGGGGTGTGCTTCTCAATGCTATGTGTCATTCTGCGGACTCAGAGACCAGAAGGACAACTACTGGGCTGCGTGCCAGCATCTGAAATATATGAACCTCTTCTCGCCTACAAGGACCTTCTGACAATGCCAAGCATCAGAATTTTCCGTTTTGAAGCACCACTCTACTATGCAAATAAAGAATGCTTCAAATCCATGCTGTACAAGCAGACTGGCGTCAACCCTTTGTGGGTGCTGGCGGCAAAGAAAAAGGCAGAAAAGCAAAAGTTTCATGAAGAAATGGCCAATTCTAATGGAAACCAGGCAGCTGTCTCAGTGCAGCTTGTCACTCAGCCATTGGAGTTCCATACTATAGTGATTGACTGCTGTGCAGTGCAGTTCTTAGATACTGCTGGGATCCAGACGTTAAAAGAAGTTCACAAGGATTATGGGGAAATAGGCATCCAGGTACTGCTGGCTCAGTGCAGTCCTTCTGTGAGGGATTCTCTAAACCGAGGGAAGTATActaaaaagggagagaaaaatctCCTCTTTCATAGTGTGAACCAAGCTGTGGAATATGCATTATGTGCTTACGGGCAGAATGGGTGCTATGACTCTGAAGCCTAG